The following is a genomic window from Amphiura filiformis chromosome 4, Afil_fr2py, whole genome shotgun sequence.
GTGAGTGTTGCATTGGTGAGGGGAACACTCATTTTAGCAACCCAGATATTATCTTATCTGGGGTAAGTGTTGCATTGGGGAGGGGAACACTCATTATAGCAACCCAGATATTATCTTATCTGGGGTAAGTGTTGCATTGGGGAGGGGAACACTCATTTTAGCAACCCAGATATTATCTTATCTGGGGTGAGTGTTGCATTGGTGAGGGGAACACTCATTTTAGCAACCCAGATATTATCTTATCTGGGGTGAGTGTTGCATTGGGGAGGGGAACACTCATTATAGCAACCCAGATATTATCTTATCTGGGGTGAGTGTTGCATTGGTGAGGGGAACACTCATTTTAGCAACCCAGATATTATCTTATCTGGGGTGAGTGTTGCATTGGGGAGGGGAACACTCATTATAGGAACCCAGATATTATCTTATCTGGGGTGAGTGTTGCATTGGTGAGGGGAACACTCATTTTAGCAACCCAGATATTATCTTATCTGGGGTAAGTGTTGCATTGGGGAGGGAACACTCATTTAGCAACCCAGATATTATCTTATCTGGGGTAAGTGTTGCATTGGGGAGGGGAACACTCATTATAGCAACCCAGATATTATCTTATCTGGGGTGAGTGTTGCATTGGGAGAGGAACACTCATTATAGGAACCCAGATATTATCTTATCTGGGGTGAGTGTTGCATTGGTGAGGGGCGCTCATTTTAGCAACCCAGATATTATCTTATCTGGGGTGAGTGTTGCATTGGGGAGGGGAACACTCATTTTAGCAACCCAGATATTATCTTATCTGGGGTGAGTGTTGCATTGGGGAGGGGAACACTCATTTTAGCAACCCAGATATTATCTTATCTGGGGTAAGTGTTGCATTGGGGAGGGAACACTCATTATAGCAACCCAGATATTATCTTATCTGGGGTGAGTGTTGCATTGGGGAGGGGAACACTCATTATAGGAACCCAGATATTATCTTATCTGGGGTGAGTGTTGCATTGGTGAGGGGAACACTCATTTTAGCAACCCAGATATTATCTTATCTGGGGTGAGTGTTGCATTGGGGAGGGGAACACTCATTTTAGCAACCCAGATATTATCTTATCTGGGGTGAGTGTTGCATTGGGAGGGAACACTCATTATAGCAACCCAGATATTATCTTATCTGGGGTGAGTGTTGCATTGGGGGGGGGAACACTCATTATAGCAACCCAGATATTATCTTATCTGGGGTGAGTGTTGCATTGGGGAGGGAACACTCATTTTAGCAACCCAGATATTATCTTATCTGGGGTGAGTGTTGCATTGGGGAGGGAACACTCATTTTAGCAACCCAGATATTATCTTATCTGGGGTGAGTGTTGCATTGGGGAGGGAACACTCATTTTAGCAACCCAGATATTATCTTATCTGGGGTGAGTGTTGCATTGGGGAGGAACACTCATTATAGCAACCCAGATATTATCTTATCTGGGGTGAGTGTTGCATTGGTGAGGGGAACACTCATTTTAGCAACCCAGATATTATCTTATCTGGGGTGAGTGTTGCATTGGGGAGGGAACACTCATTATAGCAACCCAGATATTATCTTATCTGGGGTGAGTGTTGCATTGGTGAGGGGAACACTCATTATAGCAACCCAGATATTATCTTATCTGGGGTGAGTGTTGCATTGGGGAGGGGAACACTCATTATAGCAACCCAGATATTATCTTATCTGGGGTAAGTGTTGCATTGGGGAGGGGAACACTCATTATAGCAACCCAGATATTATCTTATCTGGGGTGAGTGTTGCATTGGTGAGGGGAACACTCATTTTAGCAACCCAGATATTATCTTATCTGGGGTGAGTGGTGCATTGGGTAGGGGAACACTCATTTTAGCAACCCAGATATTATCTTATCTGGGGTGAGTGTTGCATTGGGGAGGGGAACACTCATTATAGCAACCCAGATATTATCTTATCTGGGGTGAGTGTTGCATTGGGGAGGGGAACACTCATTTTAGCAACCCAGATATTATCTTATCTGGGGTGAGTGTTGCATTGGGGAGGGAACACTCATTATAGCAACCCAGATATTATCTTATCTGGGGTAAGTGTTGCATTGGGGAGGGGAACACTCATTATAGCAACCCAGATATTATCTTAGCTGGGGTGAGTGTTGCATTGGGGAGGGGAACACTCATTTTAGCAACCCAGATATTATCTTATCTGGGGTAAGTGTTGCATTGGGAGGGAACACTCATTATAGCAACCCAGATATTATCTTATCTGGGGTGAGTGTTGCATTGGGGAGGAACACTCATTATAGCAACCCAGATATTATCTTATCTGGGGTGAGTGTTGCATTGGGAGGGAACACTCATTTTAGCAACCCAGATATTATCTTATCTGGGGTGAGTGTTGCATTGGGGAGGGGAACACTCATTTTAGCAACCCAGATATTATCTTATCTGGGGTGAGTGTTGCATTGGTGAGGGGAACACTCATTTTAGCAACCCAGATATTATCTTATCTGGGGTGAGTGTTGCATTGGTGAGGGGAACACTCATTTTAGCAACCCAGATATTATCTTATCTGGGGTGAGTGTTGCATTGGGGAGGGAACACTCATTATAGGAACCCAGATATTATCTTATCTGGGGTGAGTGTTGCATTGGGGAGGGGAACACTCATTATAGCAACCCAGATATTATCTTATCTGGGGTGAGTGTTGCATTGGGGGGGGGAACACTCATTTTAGCAACCCAGATATTATCTTATCTGGGGTGAGTGTTGCATTGGGGAGGGAACACTCATTTTAGCAACCCAGATATTATCTTATCTGGGGTGAGTGTTGCATTGGGGAGGGAACACTCATTTTAGCAACCCAGATATTATCTTATCTGGGGTGAGTGTTGCATTGGTGAGGGGAACTCTGATTTTAGCAACCCAGATATTATCTTATCTGGGGTGAGTGTTGCATTGGTGAGGGGAACACTCATTTTAGCAACCCAGATATTATCTTATCTGGGGTGAGTGTTGCATTGGGGAGGGAACACTCATTATAGCAACCCAGATATTATCTTATCTGGGGTGAGTGTTGCATTGGTGAGGGGAACACTCATTATAGCAACCCAGATATTATCTTATCTGGGGTGAGTGTTGCATTGGGGAGGGGAACACTCATTATAGCAACCCAGATATTATCTTATCTGGGGTAAGTGTTGCATTGGGGAGGGAACACTCATGATAGCAACCCAGATATTATCTTATCTGGGGTGAGTGTTGCATTGGTGAGGGAACACTCATTTTAGCAACCCAGATATTATCTTATCTGGGGTGAGTGTTGCATTGGGGAGGGGAACACTCATTTTAGCAACCCAGATATTATCTTATCTGGGGTGAGTGTTGCATTGGGGAGGGGAACACTCATTATAGCAACCCAGATATTATCTTAGCTGGGGTGAGTGTTGCATTGGGGAGGGGAACACTCATTTTAGCAACCCAGATATTATCTTATCTGGGGTAAGTGTTGCATTGGGGAGGGGAACACTCATTATAGCAACCCAGATATTATCTTATCTGGGGTGAGTGTTGCATTGGGGAGGGAACACTCATTATAGCAACCCAGATATTATCTTATCTGGGGTGAGTGTTGCATTGGGGAGGGAACACTCATTTTAGCAACCCAGATATTATCTTATCTGGGGTGAGTGTTGCATTGGGGAGGGGAACACTCATTTTAGCAACCCAGATATTATCTTATCTGGGGTGAGTGTTGCATTGGTGAGGGGAACACTCATTTTAGCAACCCAGATATTTTACCAGCAAAATATTCTTTACAAAACAGAAGAAGTAAAACCAAACTTGCACCTAAAAtatgcagccctcgaattaaggatctgaaggggcacggcaacttttttagggcaagttgataattgccttggatttcactgaaaaggcaaggcagcacggcagtttgtaatatttcaagagggcatcatggcaactgttgaaaatttgagaagggcaccaaggcaattttgagataagtgaagaaaacacacacaaacatagatagatgattttataatgaaggggcagggctagggcaccaacggcaacttcattagagggcacggcaagtgactgccttgggtaaaggacatattttgagggcattacggcagtggggatggacACCCATGGCATTTGCCGGgggttaatttgagggctgaAAATATGACAACCTATTTTCACTCAATTGGTTTTAAGAACTTGCTCATATATAGTTAAAACGTTATGTTGCTGTAGCATATGGTAAATGTTTAAACTGTTAGTAACAATTGAAGCAACTAAATGTAAGCCCCTTGCAAACAAAACTAGCTAAAATGCAATGAGACAGGTTTGTGAATAACAGAGTGCCGTTAAACTGATATTGCAAGTTAGAATTTATTGTCATGGAAAATGATTCTGATTATTAACCTTCTTCTTTTCTTTATATAGGAGCTAAAATATCAGGTCTTATAAAGTGAAATTGTCTATTTTACTATGatttattttcttttgcttacaGGTGGAAGTGCTTTGTGAAATTGGAGAGCTTGTGCTTGGAACAAAGAAAGCTGACAGAAATGCAACCACAGTATTCAAATCAATGGGTGAGTGTTGGGATATTTGGaagaaatttgttttgtttccaACTTGAGGCATGTGATAAGTCTCAAAAATGCAGTTACTGTCTCGTTACTGTGCATTTCATGGCGGTAAAATGGGCAGtaacactactcctgtggaatatttagctgaagtcttccacagagggagtatgagttttgattagaatagacaTATTGGgtaatttgaaatactcactccagttgtggaagataaataTGAAGcaataatacagagggagtatgggtttcaaaatgattaaccctgaccaattacatttgaaaaacatactccccctgtggtagacatttcccaaatcttccacaggggtagtgtggattttaactggaattacCCATTGTAATAATACTTTTTGTGCAGTTTAGATGAAtatgcggatttagggtttctctaccggaagtcaatttgtgcagAAATTCCTTCCCaaaatgcaataagcgttttgcataacaatagatacagttaggaggttaatcaatattctttcttatgcaatacgcatattgcattgtgggaaggaatttcggcacaaattgacttccggtatagaaaccctaaatccgcgtattgctcGGAACAAATGAGGGGCTAATAGATAAATACATTTTATTAGGTTGGCTTATCATCTCCCGACTTTTATAAATATATCgtaagatgtttcaaaaatgataaATGAAGTTTAATAGTTTTAAAACATATCAGAAAGTATGGAATAGAGTTATCAATTCAAAgtacagaccttccagaataggtacctattctggaaggtctgtactttgaatttttatacgctctcccttttgggattgagcactttattcaaaagagagtctaacttgagtaaaatgttgaatAGAGTTATCATGTATGTTGATATGCTTCCTCTTGTTTTCTCCATTTCTTGTGCAGGTATGGCTATAGAGGATGTTGTGTCTGCTAAACTAGTGTATGACAAGAAACATGGGTCAACATCAAGTCAGTAGCTGATCTTCTGTCATCTCTTTTTAATCATAATGTAGACAATTTTAAGACTTTTTCTCACGAGCAAGGGTAATATCAACCTATGTGTGAAATTTTTGTGGCTCATCCGAGCATCACTTCTTCAGCACTGGGGATTGAGTTGTGCTGGATGACGTACCGCTACTATGTTCTTAATCATGACTGAAATATTATATTATGTAACTGTGTAGTCTTCCAATTTCCAAAATGAATGTTTTAATCGTGCCAATCCAAGTGCTATACTTTTGGTGACTAGCTTTAAAATTTTATGGCAATAAAAAAAATACCTAGACTGGCTTTGGAGCTTTAAGGGCAATACAACTTTTTTTAAGCCTAATAATTGTATCTTAAATGGCTATAGTTATTCAAGCCATGTTTTTCTCAGGTAAGCATTTTAAATCATGCAAAGAAAGTTTTGTAAAATAATAAAGAGGACCAAAGAGAGGAAATAAGATGTATTATCTAATATGGAAATCAGGTAAAATAGGGCTGTCAGATGAGCCCCTGAGCCTAGAAATAATTGCAAagaaattttgtaaaataataaagAGGACCAAAGAGGGGAAATAAGATGTATTATCTAATATAGAAACCAGGTAAAATAGGGCTGTCAGATGAGCCCCTGAGCCTAGAAATAATTGTATTCTGGTACACCGTGCGCTTGGTATGTATATAAATATTGGAAATGTTTCCCCATGTATGTCCAGAGCTAGTAATAACATTGATCACTGATAATGAACTCTCCATATTTTACTGATGCTGATGATAATTGTCAAATATATTTGTATAACTTCCATCAATAATGAATTTGTTTGGAATATGAATCATTGAATGTAATGATTGCATCTTTTATTTAGACCAATAAAGTTGCTTAATCACAACCTGCACTGTGTTTGTGTTGAATTAATATTAACATGGTACTTAAATGTTTTTACACGATACAAAGAATTATTCATTTCAGATACATAAATTGTTTGTTAATTCGATCATATTCGTTTCATATAATcgagtataggcctactgcaatgTGAGTTCCTGTGGTGTAGtatgttctttgtatttattttttgatatatttcattAGGTTGGGGTATTCCAAGGCCAagctctcccttttaaagggatttttatttttatcattctgACCAAGTGGTCACTATCAACTTGTCTCTAAACTTTAGATCCTTTAGCTGATGACTCCAGTTTCTTATAATTCCAGTTGACCATCAGTCCATCTGCTCCAGTAGAGGTCAGCTTGACCACTGCTTCCTTGGCACCAGTGTGGATGGACAGCTGACTGTAAGAGAAGATAACATGACAGTTGTcattactatagacgaatccaaatacacgcattcctacacctgactagcagcctttagttgggtccccgtcggctacaatgcatccaaaatgtgaaatgattggccttggcggaaattttaaactgcattccatcacccgttttacaccttcgcgaaaacacaggtagacaaaagaagtttacaacacaatacagttccaacagttgtgcaaataaaagccgccttacacctagggaaggtcgaggagggttaatagaataatacaatagagataattccgcaggtaatcccgtcgcatctattcatagatgtacaaatggatgaacaaaaggactatgtatgaatagatgtgacaggattacctctattgtatcttattattctattaaccctcctcgtctttgcatcttctccaggtgttaggcggcttttatttgcacaatcgggtgctcaaaaccccaggttggtgctagcgggaaaccaaagatggccgaccaaatcctgaccatgacttggctcgttggattcgtctataggtgtgAATTTTGAATACACACTTTACATGGTTGATTTTGATAGGGATTTGCATTTTGTTTATTGGTTTTTAATTTATCATGCCTAATTTTGTAAATCTGGGAAATAATCTTGGTATGTACGAGACACAGACTTTGCTTAAAGGTTTTTTGTGTGAAGTTAATATTTCTTGATTTGATATCTTTATAGGAAGGATCTATGTCTTGTTTTACAGGTATCTACATCTACATAAATATTCAACAAAGTTGATGAATCCGggcatgaaagcaatatctagCTGAGGTGATTAAAGGCGCCAGTTGAAATCTCTGGTCCTAACATAAGTCTTTGCCAGAATATTATTATGTGCCTTTACCAGAGTATTTAACCTTCCTTAGGTATTGTAAGGTCTATTCATTAAATTCATACCTGTCTTGTTTTTAAGATTGTAGGTATTTTAGTGACCTTATCTTAGTGAGATAATTGTGTATGTCAAGATCTGCCTGTAACATATTATTTACGGGACTGTATCAGTTTCTTACGTGATAGAGTTCTGATGTGTAGATGACTTCTGGGTATCTTGTTCAGTAGTAGCTTTACTATCTAGCTGCTTGAATTTAGCCATAGCAGATAGTTTGCCAGTTTTAGCTTTGGCTTCCACAGCCAGCTTGCCACCCAATGTAGGTTTCCCTGTTCCATCAACAGTGTACATGTAGAGCTCACAATCATGACCCTGAAGATTTGCGAAGAAGATATCAAGATTTAGAAgagacaaaataatacacagcaaataaaacatcacaacagtTTACAATTGGTAAAATAGAGATAGCGTCAACACACAATCACTCCTGAATATTAGGCATCGCTCTAACCCTAAGTTACTccaaccataaccataaccataacctagTGCTCCATGAGTGCTATGTGTTGAAGAAATCTCATTTTTGCTTAATAATTGAtatgaaaatatgcatatttgagATTAGACTTGAGTGCCTTCCCTTGTAACTGCTTTCACAATATATGATCTTTATGCAATACTTTAAATAACTGATTGGtgactttcaaatttgataaaaatacTGCAATTCTGTTATCTTGATAAAAAACCATTTGGTTCTCATGTTTTGAATGTAAAAGAACAGGGTTTGAGCACCATAACACATAGCAGCTGTGTAATGTTTTGAAAAAGCCTGGTCTTCCTTTGAAAAACAAGTATTTTCATCACTAATGACATTTAAAAAGATTATTTTAAAGCATATAGTAGTACTTACAGCCACAACAAGACTGGTAGGTCCAACCCATACACAGTTGAGGAAAGGAAGCAAGTTGGTTTTGATGGTCTGTACCACCCCGACATCAGCGCTGGTATTAACAATGTTAACGGTACTGTCATGACCTACCCAGGCTAAACGGTTTCCAGAGGCATCAAAGCAAATGCTATGAACCCAACCACCTGATGGATAGTAAATTGGTATGAAAATGTTTCTTCTAGGCCTATTTTAAGATTATCGCTGTCTATAATTTTGCATTCGTATCATCATCTTAATCCTCCTTATGATCATTATTTTCATGATCACTGTCATCATcattgttgtcatcatcatcattgccatTGTCATCTCCTCCACCTCCTCTTCCACCTCCTCAAatacccatcatcatcatcattatcatcctcattttcaccatcatcaccatcttggccttccatcatcatcatcatcgccactTTACTCCTCCCCACCCCCGAGAGTGTTTTGAGTACATTATATAGTTTTGGAACCTACCTCCACCACCATATTCCTGCATCACGTTACCAAATGTCATCTTGGCTCCCCAGGGAGTGCTGCTTGGCTTATCCTCGATAAAATTGATGTAACCAGAGAAGACCCTGGAAAAATTAATTACTTTAATAATCGAATGATTTGATAAGAGGCAAGTAAAAATCAAATATatgaagatataaaaaaaaaaatacaaaagcaCCCATTATATAATTTCGTATCTACATACCTTGCCTTGAAGTCGGTTGATCCAGCAGCAAACAAGACGTTATTGGGATGCCAATCAATGCTGGTAACAGTAGAACGGATTGGTTTCTTCACTTGCTTTCTAGTACTAACCCACCTAAACAAAACCATGATAAACAGATGGGACGCAGTGgcgacaccaggattttttttttgggggggcaaagtgaatctTATTTGCATGGATTCAAATAGTGGTTTAACGTTCTCAGCAAAGCTTAGTGTACATATGTAGTAAAATCTGCATTGTGCTCCAAGTAATATAGACAACGTCTCTTAAAACCTGCGATTCAGTTAGTAAAGGTATACTGAGCAAATGTATGTGGGTGTTTTAACGTTAACGTCGGCATTTCATAACGTCGGCAAAATCTaacaaaattagtaaaagattCCTTACACGCttcaatttttaaaatcaaatattaaGAAAACAGAGGAGGGTATCAAATCTCTTACTAGATAAAATAGACCCATAATATTAGAAGACAAATCATCGTAAGGAGTGTGTCATCTCATAACCTAAATAGGTTACCTAGAATTGGCTCGGCTCGGCTCTTGATCTACTCTTTATCTTTAGAATTGGTGACGCATGCCGTGTTGGCTTTACAGAAAGAAGCAGTAATGCTCGGTTGCGCCGGGCGTGGTAAGACTACACTACTTTATACCAATTTCAACAAAGCTAAATTACAG
Proteins encoded in this region:
- the LOC140151379 gene encoding LOW QUALITY PROTEIN: actin-related protein 2/3 complex subunit 1A-A-like (The sequence of the model RefSeq protein was modified relative to this genomic sequence to represent the inferred CDS: inserted 1 base in 1 codon), which translates into the protein MAADKFSFGIDPVSCHAWNNDRSQVAVSLNDHEVHIYSKGKGSEYEKKXTLSEHTQRVTSIDWAPKRNIIVTCGSDRNAHVWTLNGNNEWKPTLVILRINRAATCVKWSPEENKFAVGTGARLICVCYFDEGLEWWVSTRKQVKKPIRSTVTSIDWHPNNVLFAAGSTDFKARVFSGYINFIEDKPSSTPWGAKMTFGNVMQEYGGGGGWVHSICFDASGNRLAWVGHDSTVNIVNTSADVGVVQTIKTNLLPFLNCVWVGPTSLVVAGHDCELYMYTVDGTGKPTLGGKLAVEAKAKTGKLSAMAKFKQLDSKATTEQDTQKSSTHQNSITQLSIHTGAKEAVVKLTSTGADGLMVNWNYKKLESSAKGSKV